In Bdellovibrionota bacterium, the following are encoded in one genomic region:
- a CDS encoding ABC transporter permease: MSDAMTLEEGRPEAPVQHITSPLRWVGFGFRDIVVFRELLYFLTLRDIKVRYNQTVLGIAWALLQPLFSMLIFSLIFLRWAGLHSPGRFDSLTILTALVPWQLFSYALTQSSNRLLDDAGLIRKVYFPRILIPISSVLAGLLDFAFALLLLLLFLIVSGITPSWRIILVPLMVAMTLASALGVGLWLSALNARFRDVKYTVPFLNQVWFFLTPIVYPDSLIPEAWKPIWNLNPMTGVVNGFRWAFLGNPFDMTPYFLTSVLVTVLLLLSGWLFFRGMERSFSDWL; this comes from the coding sequence ATGTCAGACGCCATGACGCTGGAAGAAGGCCGACCTGAAGCTCCCGTGCAACACATCACTTCTCCCCTTCGATGGGTCGGTTTCGGATTTAGAGACATCGTCGTTTTTCGGGAGCTTCTCTATTTTCTCACGTTGCGCGATATTAAGGTTCGGTACAACCAAACCGTCCTGGGCATCGCATGGGCTCTGCTTCAACCCCTTTTTTCGATGCTCATCTTCAGCCTGATCTTTCTTCGATGGGCGGGTTTGCATTCACCGGGTCGCTTTGATTCTCTGACGATTTTGACGGCGTTGGTGCCTTGGCAGCTTTTTTCCTACGCCCTGACACAGTCCTCGAACCGACTTCTGGATGACGCCGGGTTGATTCGGAAGGTATATTTTCCAAGGATCCTTATACCCATCTCGTCTGTATTGGCGGGGCTTCTCGATTTCGCATTCGCGCTTTTACTTTTGCTCCTTTTTCTTATCGTTTCCGGCATTACGCCCTCTTGGAGAATTATTCTTGTCCCGCTGATGGTCGCGATGACGCTGGCCTCTGCATTAGGCGTCGGTTTATGGTTGTCGGCGCTGAATGCACGGTTTCGAGACGTCAAGTACACCGTCCCTTTCCTAAATCAGGTGTGGTTCTTTCTGACCCCAATCGTTTACCCGGATTCACTCATCCCGGAGGCCTGGAAACCCATTTGGAACTTGAATCCGATGACCGGCGTCGTGAATGGCTTTAGATGGGCTTTTCTCGGGAATCCATTCGATATGACCCCATATTTTCTGACTTCAGTTTTGGTGACCGTTCTTCTTTTGCTTTCCGGCTGGTTGTTTTTTCGCGGCATGGAGCGATCTTTTTCTGATTGGTTATAA